One region of Salinibacterium sp. TMP30 genomic DNA includes:
- a CDS encoding 3-hydroxyacyl-CoA dehydrogenase, protein MRIQDAAALITGGASGLGLATARALAAQGALVTIADLPSSRGVEIAEEYGFRFAPTDVRSEADVQAAVALASSVGSLRIVVNCAGVATPGKTLGRKGVLPLESFETVIGINLTGTFNVIRLAVAAMVETEPIDDERGVIVNTASVAAFDGQIGQPAYAASKAGVAGMTLPLAREFASAQVRVMTIAPGIFETPMMAGLPQEAQDSLGAQVPHPSRLGRPGEYAALVQHIVENPMLNGEVIRLDGAIRMQPR, encoded by the coding sequence ATGAGAATTCAGGATGCCGCAGCACTGATCACCGGTGGCGCTAGCGGTCTTGGCTTGGCTACCGCTCGCGCTCTCGCCGCGCAGGGTGCGTTGGTCACCATCGCCGACCTTCCCAGCTCTCGCGGAGTCGAGATTGCCGAAGAATATGGCTTCCGATTCGCGCCCACCGATGTTCGCTCTGAGGCTGACGTTCAGGCTGCCGTCGCCCTCGCTAGCTCGGTCGGTTCGTTGCGCATTGTCGTGAACTGCGCCGGCGTTGCCACCCCAGGGAAGACACTGGGACGCAAGGGTGTGCTGCCCCTCGAATCCTTTGAAACCGTGATTGGGATCAACCTCACGGGCACCTTCAACGTGATCCGTTTGGCTGTGGCCGCGATGGTTGAGACCGAACCTATTGATGATGAGCGCGGTGTGATCGTGAATACGGCGTCCGTCGCGGCCTTCGATGGGCAGATCGGACAACCCGCGTATGCTGCGTCAAAAGCGGGCGTCGCCGGGATGACTCTGCCGCTGGCCCGCGAGTTTGCTTCGGCCCAGGTGCGCGTCATGACGATCGCACCGGGCATCTTCGAGACGCCGATGATGGCCGGGCTGCCCCAAGAGGCGCAAGATTCTCTCGGCGCGCAAGTGCCACATCCGTCACGTCTGGGTCGCCCCGGTGAGTATGCGGCACTTGTGCAGCACATCGTCGAGAACCCGATGCTCAACGGCGAGGTCATTCGTCTGGATGGTGCGATCCGGATGCAGCCGCGCTAG
- the hrpA gene encoding ATP-dependent RNA helicase HrpA, whose translation MSASENHSASTAAKLPSDVVVTYPPELPVSQRKNDIAKAIRENQVVIIAGATGSGKTTQLPKILLELGKTSIGHTQPRRIAARTVAERIAEELGSELGDLVGYQVRFTDRVGKNTRVKLMTDGILLNEIHRDRDLKKYDAIIIDEAHERSLTVDFLLGYLKQLRERRPDLSIIITSATIDPESFSKHFDGAPIIEVTGRTYPVEIRYRPLVAEDGASGELQAEDAEEEAANRVDRDYLEGINDALDELARESDGDVLVFLSGETEIRDAEEAIRGRISGGGLHEGTEVLPLYGRLSSAEQHRVFESRRTPGTRRRIVLATNVAETSLTVPGIRYVIDAGTARISRYSTRAKIQRLPIEAISQASANQRSGRSGRTSDGIAIRLYSEEDFTSRPEFMEPEILRTNLAAVILQMISLGLGNIADFPFLQPPDSRGIKDGLDLLTELGAIENAKPGKDAKDAAPRITRIGKQLSQLPIDPRLARMVLESKQHSTTREVMAIVAGLSIQDPRERPLDKRPQADQQHARFIDPTSDFLTLLNLWSYLEEKQKALSGNQFRRLCTSEYLNYLRVREWHDVYRQLSRLAKPLGLVIGDAHSNPDGIHRSLLAGLLSHLGLKDVAKRDYIGARQTRFVIFPGSALAKKQPNAIMSAELVETSRLFARMNASIDPVWAEKLAGDLVKRSYSEPHWEKKQGAAVAFERVTLYGVTLAAHRRIQFSRVDLPAARELFIRHALVEGEDDLTKRDKRVWGFDASNRALRRDLEQLEERSRRRDILHDDETIFEFYDTRVPATVASVRDFEGWWKKARHDSPDLLTLTTNDLLENADDAEVDDTKFPTTWVRGDQTLALSYRFEPGTDDDGVTVAVPLPLLAGLRPEGFDWQVPGLRDELVTALIKSLPKPIRRNVVPAADWARSLLEAAPTDPATAAFDDGASLTEFLAKEIARLTYATVSASDFDLERVPAHLRVTFAVIDERGKKVGASKSLRSLQASLKPVARESVARAVERPTETLERSGITIWDFGELDRSRDTKHGGNTIRAYPALVDDGDSVSLRLMSTPHDQTIAHRSGVRRLLLLAIPSPLGYINEHLTGNEKLVLAQSPYRSTNALFDDCLRACVDSVMGDREIFSQREFESLRNEISAGLVDSLFATVSLVASIVSGVRLADKAIRAATSMHLIAPLGDAREQLDSLVYPGFVSATGLTQLRRVPVYLKGIEHRVTKLTENPGKDRGWMSEVELATRRYNDAGGTLPLEPHPEPQIARARWMLEELRLSLFAQHLGTAESVSVQRIAKVLAS comes from the coding sequence ATGTCCGCATCCGAGAATCACTCCGCCAGTACTGCAGCGAAGCTGCCTTCTGACGTCGTAGTGACCTACCCTCCTGAGCTGCCAGTAAGCCAGCGCAAGAACGACATTGCGAAGGCCATCCGCGAGAACCAGGTAGTGATCATTGCGGGTGCCACGGGAAGCGGAAAGACCACCCAGCTGCCCAAGATTCTGCTGGAACTGGGTAAGACATCCATTGGGCATACGCAGCCCCGAAGGATTGCTGCGCGCACCGTTGCGGAGCGTATTGCCGAAGAACTCGGCAGTGAACTGGGCGACCTTGTCGGATACCAAGTGCGGTTCACCGACCGCGTGGGTAAAAATACGCGCGTGAAGCTCATGACCGACGGCATCCTGCTGAACGAGATCCATCGTGACCGTGACCTCAAAAAGTACGACGCGATCATCATTGACGAGGCGCACGAACGCAGCCTCACCGTCGACTTTCTGCTCGGCTACCTGAAACAACTTCGCGAGCGCCGCCCCGACCTCAGCATCATCATCACGAGCGCCACGATCGACCCCGAAAGCTTCTCCAAACACTTCGACGGTGCCCCGATCATCGAAGTGACAGGCCGCACCTACCCCGTCGAGATTCGGTATCGCCCCCTCGTCGCCGAAGATGGTGCCAGCGGAGAGCTGCAAGCCGAAGACGCCGAAGAAGAGGCTGCTAACCGTGTCGACCGCGACTACCTCGAAGGCATTAACGACGCCCTCGACGAACTTGCCCGCGAAAGCGATGGCGATGTGCTTGTATTCCTCTCCGGTGAAACCGAAATTCGGGATGCCGAAGAAGCAATCCGAGGACGCATCAGTGGTGGCGGTCTTCACGAAGGCACCGAAGTGCTCCCCCTCTACGGTCGACTGAGTTCGGCAGAACAGCACCGCGTATTCGAGTCGCGCCGCACCCCCGGCACGCGACGTCGAATCGTGCTCGCCACCAACGTTGCTGAAACCAGCCTGACCGTGCCCGGCATCCGCTACGTCATCGATGCCGGAACTGCACGCATCAGTCGCTACAGCACCCGCGCCAAAATTCAGCGTCTGCCCATTGAAGCCATCAGCCAGGCGAGTGCCAACCAGCGCTCAGGACGTTCAGGGCGAACGAGCGACGGAATCGCGATCCGCCTCTACTCCGAAGAAGACTTCACCTCGCGGCCCGAGTTCATGGAACCCGAGATTCTGCGCACCAACCTCGCCGCCGTGATCTTGCAAATGATCTCGCTCGGCCTCGGCAACATTGCCGACTTCCCGTTCCTGCAGCCGCCAGACTCGCGCGGCATCAAAGACGGCCTCGACCTACTCACCGAACTCGGTGCCATTGAGAACGCAAAGCCCGGTAAGGACGCGAAAGACGCAGCCCCGCGCATCACCCGCATCGGCAAACAACTCAGCCAACTGCCGATCGACCCGCGGCTTGCCCGCATGGTGCTTGAATCGAAACAGCACAGCACGACCCGCGAAGTCATGGCCATCGTTGCCGGACTCAGCATTCAAGACCCGCGAGAACGCCCCCTCGACAAACGCCCGCAGGCCGACCAACAGCACGCGCGCTTCATCGACCCCACGAGTGATTTCCTCACCCTCCTCAACCTCTGGAGCTATCTCGAAGAGAAACAGAAAGCGCTCTCGGGTAACCAATTCCGTCGACTGTGCACAAGCGAATATCTCAATTATTTGCGCGTGCGCGAATGGCACGACGTCTACCGCCAGTTGAGCCGCCTGGCCAAACCGCTTGGCCTCGTTATTGGCGACGCCCACTCGAACCCTGACGGCATCCACCGGTCGCTGCTTGCCGGACTGCTCAGCCACCTCGGGCTTAAGGATGTAGCCAAACGTGACTACATTGGTGCCCGCCAAACCCGGTTTGTTATCTTCCCCGGCTCAGCCCTCGCAAAGAAACAGCCCAACGCGATCATGAGTGCAGAGCTCGTCGAAACCAGTCGACTCTTTGCTCGCATGAATGCGTCGATTGATCCCGTCTGGGCGGAGAAGCTTGCCGGTGATCTCGTGAAGCGCAGCTACTCCGAACCGCACTGGGAAAAGAAGCAGGGTGCCGCTGTCGCCTTCGAACGGGTGACGCTCTACGGCGTCACGCTCGCTGCCCACCGGCGCATCCAATTCTCCCGCGTCGATCTTCCTGCCGCCCGCGAACTCTTCATTCGGCACGCCCTCGTCGAAGGCGAAGACGATCTCACCAAGCGCGACAAACGCGTGTGGGGCTTCGATGCATCGAACCGTGCACTGCGGCGAGACCTCGAGCAGCTCGAAGAACGCAGCCGCCGCCGCGACATCCTGCACGACGATGAAACAATTTTTGAGTTCTACGACACACGGGTGCCCGCAACTGTCGCGTCGGTTCGAGACTTCGAGGGTTGGTGGAAGAAAGCCCGCCACGACTCCCCCGACCTGCTCACGCTCACCACAAACGACCTCCTCGAGAACGCGGATGACGCCGAAGTCGACGACACCAAGTTTCCCACCACGTGGGTGCGCGGCGACCAAACCCTCGCCCTCAGCTACCGTTTCGAGCCGGGCACCGATGACGATGGTGTGACCGTCGCAGTGCCGCTTCCGCTACTCGCCGGTTTGCGCCCCGAAGGTTTCGACTGGCAGGTGCCCGGACTGCGCGATGAACTCGTGACGGCGCTGATCAAGTCGCTGCCGAAACCGATTCGGCGCAACGTTGTTCCGGCCGCCGACTGGGCCCGCAGCCTGCTCGAGGCGGCTCCCACCGATCCGGCGACCGCCGCCTTCGACGACGGTGCCTCACTGACCGAATTCCTAGCGAAAGAGATCGCCCGCCTGACGTACGCCACAGTTTCGGCATCCGACTTCGACCTCGAACGCGTACCCGCACACTTACGGGTCACCTTCGCCGTGATCGATGAGCGTGGCAAGAAAGTTGGCGCAAGCAAATCACTGCGCAGCCTGCAGGCAAGCCTCAAGCCGGTCGCCCGCGAGAGTGTTGCGCGTGCCGTCGAACGACCAACAGAAACGCTCGAACGTTCCGGCATCACGATCTGGGACTTTGGCGAACTCGACCGCTCACGCGACACCAAACACGGTGGTAACACCATCCGTGCCTACCCCGCGCTCGTTGACGACGGCGATTCAGTCTCCCTTCGCCTCATGTCAACACCGCACGATCAGACCATCGCGCACCGGAGCGGTGTGCGTCGCCTGCTGCTGTTAGCGATTCCCTCGCCGCTCGGGTACATCAACGAGCACCTCACCGGTAACGAAAAACTCGTACTCGCGCAAAGCCCATATCGCTCAACGAATGCCCTCTTCGACGACTGTCTGCGCGCCTGTGTTGACTCCGTGATGGGCGATCGCGAAATCTTCTCGCAGCGCGAGTTCGAGTCGCTGCGCAACGAGATCTCGGCAGGGCTGGTTGATTCACTCTTTGCCACCGTCTCGCTCGTGGCATCCATAGTTTCTGGCGTACGACTGGCCGATAAAGCGATACGTGCCGCAACAAGCATGCATCTCATTGCGCCGCTCGGTGATGCTCGCGAACAGCTCGATTCGCTCGTGTATCCGGGGTTCGTGTCAGCCACCGGACTAACCCAGCTGCGCCGCGTTCCCGTCTACCTCAAGGGCATCGAACACCGCGTAACGAAGCTCACCGAAAACCCTGGCAAAGACCGCGGATGGATGTCAGAAGTCGAGCTCGCGACCCGCCGCTACAACGACGCTGGGGGCACCCTCCCGCTTGAACCTCATCCTGAACCACAGATTGCCCGAGCCCGCTGGATGCTCGAAGAACTCCGCTTGAGCCTCTTCGCGCAACACTTGGGAACAGCCGAATCGGTCAGCGTGCAACGCATCGCCAAAGTGCTCGCTTCGTAA
- a CDS encoding amino acid ABC transporter ATP-binding protein has protein sequence MVYADRVSKSFGSNEVLKSISLTVPRGEVMCLVGPSGSGKSTFLRCINHLERVDAGRLSVDGVLVGYEERGDKLYELKPREAARQRRDIGMVFQRFNLFPHMTALENIVEAPIRVNKVKKDAAITHGRELLARVGLAEKEDAYPAHLSGGQQQRVAIARALAMEPKLMLFDEPTSALDPELVGEVLDVMKGLAQSGMTMIVVTHEMGFAREVADQLVFMDGGVVVESGDPDEVLGNPQHQRTKAFLSKVL, from the coding sequence ATGGTGTACGCCGACCGTGTGTCGAAAAGCTTCGGATCCAACGAGGTGCTGAAGAGCATCTCGCTCACGGTTCCCCGCGGCGAAGTAATGTGTCTGGTCGGGCCCAGTGGTTCCGGCAAGTCAACGTTCCTTCGCTGCATCAACCATCTCGAACGTGTCGATGCGGGCAGGCTCAGCGTCGACGGTGTTCTGGTCGGGTACGAAGAACGCGGTGACAAGCTCTATGAGCTCAAGCCGCGTGAAGCTGCTCGTCAGCGCCGCGATATCGGCATGGTTTTTCAGCGCTTTAATTTGTTCCCGCACATGACGGCCCTAGAAAACATCGTCGAAGCGCCCATTCGAGTCAACAAGGTGAAGAAGGATGCCGCAATCACGCACGGCAGGGAACTGCTTGCTCGCGTGGGACTCGCCGAAAAGGAAGATGCCTACCCTGCACACCTCTCCGGTGGCCAACAGCAACGGGTAGCGATCGCTCGTGCACTCGCCATGGAACCGAAGCTCATGCTGTTCGATGAGCCCACATCGGCGCTCGACCCTGAACTAGTGGGAGAAGTGCTCGACGTGATGAAGGGTCTCGCCCAGTCGGGCATGACGATGATTGTTGTCACCCACGAGATGGGCTTCGCGCGCGAAGTCGCCGACCAGCTCGTCTTTATGGATGGTGGCGTTGTTGTTGAGTCTGGCGATCCAGACGAAGTGCTCGGCAACCCGCAGCATCAACGCACGAAAGCGTTCCTCTCGAAGGTTCTGTAA
- a CDS encoding amino acid ABC transporter permease, producing the protein MTVSDSGRSATPASVSPNGTDQAEAIRAIRLRHPWRNVIAVILVAMLVLFVVDASQREAYSWDNFAKFIFDKRISEAAGYTLLLTVYAMILAIVLGVTLAVMRLSDNPVVKGIAWLYLWVFRGTPVYVQLVFWGLFATIYSSIDIGIPFTEPWVSLDTNAVISVFWLAVIGLALNESAYMAEIVRAGILSVDKGQDEAATALGMSWLQTMTRVVIPQAMRIIIPPTGNEVISMLKTTSLVSAVPFSFDLYGRSRDISAVIFDPIPLLLVASAWYLLFTSILMVGQYFLEKRFSRGVGQARPEKNDNATGTIPLVTGVIDTPGSEPEPGTDTDASGKEHR; encoded by the coding sequence ATGACTGTGTCAGACTCTGGCCGTTCGGCGACACCCGCAAGTGTGTCGCCGAACGGCACTGACCAAGCGGAGGCGATCAGGGCGATTCGTCTTCGCCACCCGTGGCGTAATGTAATCGCGGTCATTCTCGTGGCGATGCTGGTTCTGTTTGTTGTTGATGCGTCGCAGCGGGAAGCCTATAGCTGGGATAACTTCGCCAAATTCATCTTCGACAAACGTATATCCGAAGCTGCTGGGTACACCCTCCTGCTTACCGTCTATGCGATGATCCTGGCGATCGTTCTCGGTGTCACCCTCGCGGTTATGAGACTCTCAGATAACCCCGTGGTCAAGGGCATCGCGTGGCTCTATCTCTGGGTGTTCCGCGGAACTCCTGTGTATGTGCAACTCGTATTTTGGGGACTGTTCGCGACAATCTACTCGTCGATTGACATCGGCATCCCTTTCACCGAGCCGTGGGTCTCCCTGGACACCAATGCGGTCATCAGCGTGTTTTGGCTTGCCGTCATCGGGCTTGCGCTGAACGAGTCCGCCTACATGGCAGAGATTGTGCGCGCCGGCATCCTTTCGGTGGACAAGGGTCAGGATGAGGCCGCCACCGCTCTCGGTATGTCGTGGCTGCAGACAATGACTCGCGTCGTTATCCCGCAGGCGATGCGCATCATCATTCCGCCAACCGGCAACGAAGTTATTTCGATGCTGAAGACGACCTCGCTGGTATCCGCAGTACCGTTCAGCTTTGACCTCTACGGAAGATCCCGGGATATCTCCGCAGTGATCTTTGACCCCATCCCGCTGTTGCTGGTGGCATCGGCGTGGTACCTCCTGTTCACCTCGATTCTGATGGTGGGCCAGTACTTCCTTGAGAAGCGTTTCTCGCGTGGTGTCGGGCAGGCACGGCCAGAGAAGAACGACAATGCTACGGGAACGATCCCTCTCGTGACCGGAGTCATCGATACACCCGGATCCGAACCGGAGCCCGGCACCGATACTGATGCGTCAGGAAAGGAGCACCGATGA
- a CDS encoding thiolase family protein, with the protein MTTAVIVDAIRTPSGRGKPGGALSEENPVDLLATVLQGLLSRNDLDPATIDDVMGGCVTQSGQQAVNVTRNAVLAAGFPESVPATTIDRQCGSSQQAAHFAAQSVMAGVNDVVIACGVELMSSHPIGQATLGQSTMSPLLRERYPEGLVNQGISAELIATRWGLDRDDLDVFAAVSHSRAALADFSSEILPIGGLRRDETIRSGTTADGLSGLSPAFYDEEVAARFPEIQWRVTAGNSSPLTDGASAVLIMSEERAAAFGLTPRARFHSFAVVGSDPIEMLTGIIPATHRVLERSGIRLDQLDSIEVNEAFASVALAWLQEFPVDPATMNPRGGAIALGHALGSSGTRLLTTLVNQLDATGGRYGLQVMCGGGGMANATLIERIA; encoded by the coding sequence ATGACAACGGCAGTCATCGTTGACGCGATTCGCACGCCCTCAGGCCGAGGCAAACCCGGCGGAGCACTCTCAGAAGAGAACCCTGTCGATTTACTCGCGACGGTGCTCCAAGGGCTGCTCAGCAGAAACGACCTTGATCCGGCAACCATCGATGACGTGATGGGTGGTTGCGTCACGCAGTCTGGCCAGCAGGCCGTGAATGTGACCCGTAACGCGGTGCTGGCAGCGGGATTCCCCGAGTCGGTACCGGCCACCACGATTGACCGCCAGTGCGGGTCAAGTCAACAGGCAGCCCATTTCGCCGCCCAGTCGGTGATGGCCGGTGTGAACGATGTCGTGATTGCCTGCGGTGTTGAACTGATGAGTTCACACCCGATTGGGCAAGCAACACTCGGCCAGAGCACGATGAGCCCCCTACTTCGCGAGCGCTACCCCGAGGGCTTGGTCAATCAGGGCATTTCGGCTGAACTTATTGCCACGCGCTGGGGTCTTGACCGTGATGACCTCGATGTCTTCGCCGCCGTCTCGCACTCGCGCGCTGCCCTCGCCGACTTCAGCAGTGAGATCCTGCCCATTGGTGGGCTGCGGCGCGATGAGACCATCCGCTCGGGCACAACGGCCGACGGACTCTCCGGCCTTTCCCCCGCGTTCTACGACGAAGAAGTCGCGGCACGCTTTCCCGAGATTCAGTGGCGCGTGACAGCAGGAAATTCGTCGCCACTCACCGACGGCGCTTCCGCAGTGCTCATCATGAGCGAGGAACGCGCTGCCGCTTTCGGCCTCACGCCGCGCGCACGCTTCCACTCCTTTGCCGTGGTCGGTTCCGACCCGATTGAGATGCTGACCGGGATCATCCCCGCGACGCATCGTGTTTTGGAGCGCAGCGGCATCCGCCTCGACCAGCTCGACAGCATTGAGGTCAACGAAGCCTTCGCGTCGGTCGCCTTGGCGTGGCTACAGGAATTCCCGGTTGACCCCGCCACCATGAATCCACGCGGTGGAGCGATTGCTCTCGGCCACGCCCTCGGCTCCTCAGGCACACGCCTGCTCACCACCCTCGTCAATCAGCTCGACGCCACCGGCGGCCGCTACGGACTTCAGGTCATGTGCGGAGGCGGCGGAATGGCAAACGCAACACTCATCGAAAGGATTGCATGA
- a CDS encoding ABC transporter substrate-binding protein, which produces MRIKFAIPALVVISALALSGCVDNSTGTETDGGGAVDVGIDSAAAALLPDDVKASGKLVIGIDPTYAPNEYKDDAGNPIGWEVDLGDAMAAKLGLETQYEISSFDKIIPSVTGGSYDIGLSSFTDNEEREKSVDFVNYYEAGIQWAQQIGKDVDPANACGMTVAVQTTTYEETDELPAKSKECTDAGKEPINILKFDKQDEATNALALGRADAMSADSPITQYAVSKVADKIELAGDSFDTAPYGIAVQKDSPLAAALQAALQSMIDDGSYKSILEEWGVFSGAVSEIAINAATTS; this is translated from the coding sequence ATGAGAATCAAATTCGCGATACCAGCACTGGTCGTAATTTCGGCCCTCGCACTGTCAGGTTGTGTTGACAACAGCACCGGCACAGAAACCGACGGTGGTGGAGCTGTAGATGTGGGCATCGACTCGGCCGCAGCAGCCCTGCTTCCTGACGATGTGAAAGCATCCGGCAAGCTGGTTATCGGCATCGACCCAACTTACGCCCCCAACGAATACAAAGACGATGCGGGCAACCCGATCGGCTGGGAAGTCGACCTCGGCGACGCCATGGCGGCAAAGCTTGGACTGGAGACGCAGTACGAAATCTCTAGCTTCGATAAAATCATTCCGAGTGTTACTGGTGGTAGCTACGACATCGGACTCTCGTCGTTCACCGACAACGAAGAGCGCGAGAAGAGCGTTGACTTCGTCAACTACTACGAGGCCGGTATTCAGTGGGCCCAGCAGATCGGCAAAGACGTCGATCCAGCCAATGCGTGTGGCATGACTGTTGCCGTGCAGACGACGACCTACGAAGAGACCGATGAGCTTCCGGCCAAGTCGAAAGAATGCACCGACGCTGGCAAAGAGCCCATCAACATCCTCAAATTCGACAAGCAGGACGAAGCAACCAACGCTCTCGCCCTCGGGCGCGCCGACGCCATGAGCGCCGACTCACCCATCACCCAGTACGCGGTGAGCAAGGTAGCCGACAAGATCGAACTCGCCGGAGATTCGTTCGACACCGCACCGTACGGTATCGCCGTGCAGAAGGATTCGCCTCTCGCGGCAGCCCTCCAGGCAGCACTGCAGTCGATGATTGATGACGGCAGCTACAAGTCGATCCTCGAAGAGTGGGGCGTCTTCAGCGGCGCTGTTTCGGAGATCGCCATCAACGCGGCAACAACCAGCTAG
- a CDS encoding CoA ester lyase produces the protein MSESTTSRPTTHDVSAEIARSWLLVAATRPEDFDAAERSRADQIILDIEDAVDPRLKSTARDAVVSWLSKGGSGWVRINDRTSDFWSDDVDALAGLPGLRGVMLAKTEAAAHVSETFDRLKGATPVIALVESALGIEEAASIARARGVYRLAFGSGDYRRDTGTSSDDLAMAYPRSRLVIASRVGNLPGPIDGPTVGTNHPVLREQGSMAVALGMTGKLCLDIEQLPIINEVISPTRSDVAWAREFLEDFEARGSVIRDGSDLPRLGRAQKIDKLARAFGVEPA, from the coding sequence GTGTCCGAAAGCACCACCTCCCGCCCCACCACCCACGACGTATCCGCAGAGATTGCGCGCTCATGGCTTCTGGTTGCCGCAACCCGCCCCGAAGATTTTGATGCCGCCGAACGATCGCGCGCCGACCAGATCATCCTCGATATCGAAGATGCCGTAGACCCTCGCCTAAAGTCGACCGCTCGCGATGCTGTGGTCTCGTGGCTAAGCAAGGGCGGCAGCGGTTGGGTGCGCATCAACGATCGCACCTCAGATTTCTGGTCAGATGATGTGGATGCTCTCGCCGGGCTCCCTGGCCTGCGTGGTGTCATGCTCGCCAAAACTGAGGCAGCAGCTCACGTCTCCGAAACTTTTGACCGCCTGAAGGGTGCCACGCCCGTCATCGCCCTCGTGGAGTCCGCCCTCGGCATTGAAGAAGCGGCGTCGATCGCCCGCGCCCGCGGTGTATACCGTCTGGCGTTCGGCAGCGGAGACTACCGTCGCGACACCGGAACCAGTTCTGACGACCTCGCGATGGCATACCCCCGTTCGCGCCTTGTCATTGCGAGCCGCGTCGGCAACCTACCTGGCCCCATTGACGGGCCCACTGTTGGCACCAACCATCCAGTTCTTCGCGAGCAGGGCAGTATGGCTGTTGCGCTCGGCATGACCGGAAAGCTGTGTCTCGATATCGAACAATTGCCGATCATTAACGAAGTCATCAGCCCCACCCGGTCGGACGTTGCGTGGGCTCGTGAATTCTTGGAAGACTTCGAGGCTCGTGGGAGTGTCATCCGCGACGGCAGCGACCTACCCCGCCTCGGTCGTGCCCAGAAGATCGACAAACTCGCTCGTGCGTTTGGTGTCGAACCAGCCTAG
- a CDS encoding GNAT family N-acetyltransferase: protein MELTVEWVDWLDPRAVQQRELMELETTAMYADRQAELDEAGRIAVSAALTVAPSDVSHTVLVLDGDIVIGHAALRPFGQSLEVKKVFVDSNHRGKGAARRLMNELEGVAREGNAHSLVLQTGHVQVPAMVLYESLGYQRIDAFGHYAAIPFGVCFEKTL, encoded by the coding sequence GTGGAACTGACCGTTGAGTGGGTTGATTGGTTAGACCCACGAGCGGTCCAGCAGCGTGAACTGATGGAGCTCGAGACGACGGCAATGTATGCCGATCGTCAGGCCGAACTCGATGAGGCGGGCCGCATCGCCGTAAGTGCTGCGTTGACGGTTGCGCCCTCCGACGTCAGTCACACGGTGTTGGTACTCGATGGCGATATCGTCATCGGTCATGCGGCACTTCGCCCTTTCGGGCAATCGCTCGAAGTGAAGAAAGTGTTCGTTGATTCGAATCATCGGGGCAAGGGTGCTGCGCGCCGTCTCATGAACGAGTTGGAAGGTGTCGCCCGCGAGGGTAATGCGCACTCCTTGGTGCTCCAGACCGGTCACGTACAGGTGCCAGCAATGGTGCTCTATGAGAGCCTCGGCTACCAACGGATTGATGCTTTCGGCCACTACGCCGCCATCCCATTCGGGGTGTGTTTTGAGAAGACGCTGTAG
- a CDS encoding ribonucleotide-diphosphate reductase subunit beta gives MGILGTGLQDGLLLKPIKYQWAMDLYDQAVANTWFPNEIQLGEDIADFKKMTDEERHAVTFLMSYFNPNELLVNKALAFGVYPYVSAAECSLYLAKQMWEEANHCMSFEYVLETFPIDREAAYNSHVDVPSMARKEEFEMKYIRRMTEQTLDINTIEGKQDFIRNLVAYNVVLEGIWFYSGFMVALSFRQRNLLRNFGSLMDWVVRDESLHLKFGINLILTVLEENPELQTEEFADEIRQMILDAVEMEEAYNHDLLPGGILGLNANYINQYVKYLADRRLEELGFEAHYKVSNPAKWMATANDTLELVNFFESTNTSYEANASATTKVKV, from the coding sequence ATGGGAATTCTAGGAACAGGCCTGCAAGATGGCCTATTGCTGAAGCCAATCAAGTACCAGTGGGCGATGGACCTGTACGACCAGGCCGTAGCCAACACCTGGTTCCCGAATGAGATTCAGCTGGGCGAAGACATCGCCGACTTCAAGAAGATGACTGATGAAGAGCGTCACGCGGTGACCTTCCTCATGAGCTACTTCAACCCGAACGAGCTGCTCGTTAACAAGGCACTCGCCTTTGGTGTGTACCCCTATGTTTCAGCCGCAGAATGCTCGCTCTACCTTGCGAAGCAAATGTGGGAAGAAGCAAACCACTGCATGAGCTTCGAGTATGTGCTCGAGACCTTCCCGATCGACCGCGAAGCCGCCTACAACTCTCACGTTGACGTGCCGTCAATGGCTCGCAAAGAAGAGTTCGAAATGAAGTACATCCGTCGCATGACGGAACAGACCCTTGACATCAACACCATCGAGGGTAAGCAAGACTTCATCCGCAACCTCGTTGCCTACAACGTCGTCCTTGAAGGAATCTGGTTCTACTCGGGCTTCATGGTTGCTTTGTCGTTCCGCCAGCGCAACCTGTTGCGCAACTTCGGTTCGCTCATGGACTGGGTTGTTCGCGACGAGAGCTTGCACCTCAAGTTCGGTATCAACCTGATCCTGACCGTGCTCGAAGAGAACCCTGAGCTTCAGACGGAAGAGTTCGCCGACGAGATCCGCCAAATGATCTTGGATGCTGTGGAGATGGAAGAGGCCTACAACCACGACCTGCTCCCCGGCGGCATCCTCGGACTCAACGCCAACTACATCAACCAGTACGTGAAGTACCTGGCTGACCGCCGCCTTGAAGAGCTCGGATTCGAGGCCCACTACAAGGTCTCAAACCCCGCCAAGTGGATGGCAACCGCCAATGACACTCTTGAGCTCGTAAACTTCTTCGAATCAACCAACACATCGTACGAGGCGAACGCGTCAGCAACAACCAAGGTAAAGGTTTAG